TTCATTATATTTATTCTTTAATCACCTTCTGAGAAAGAATCAGCGTTTTATTTTCTTTTACATTAATCAGATAAGTACCTGCCGGATAGTTTTTAATATCAACCTTTATTCCGGAATCATTCAGTTCAAATCTGGATGGAATCAGTTTTCCTGAAGTGTCATACACTTCTACTTTTGCATCTTTTGAGAAGCCTTGTTTTACTTTAATAAAAAACTCCCCGTCCGTAGGATTCGGATAGATGCTGAAACGTCTTTCTTCTGCTTTCACTTCTGAAGTGCCAAGAGTAGCTTTACTCAACGTCCATGTAACATTGGTAACGTGAAGTGTGCTGTGATTATCAACTTTCAGAAGCGGATTATTATCCACCACAGAAAGTGTCAATGTATTATTTCCTCCATTAAGCTGTCCCGGAGTAATAGTAACGGAATTCCCAGTGGATCCCAGAACTGTTCCATTTAAAGTCCATGTATTAACTAATGTATTCGGAATAGGGAGAATTTCAGTAGCTGTGAAAGTAACACTAGAAGTACCATCTACTGTAGTATTGTTTGCTGGTGTATAGGAATCTACGGGAGAAACCAAAGAGTGAATTCTTTCAATAATCGCTTCTGTACACACAGAACAAAACTGCTGGTTAAGATACCTCATCTCACAACTCTGATGCGGTCTGAACCATGTAGGGCTTTCAGCGTGAGGATATACTCCTACTCCGTTCAATCCTACCCAGTTTTTCCATCTTATGGTAGCAGGATTGGAGGTCTGAGTTTTATTGGGAGATTCAAGAGATCCTGCGAACCAATATTCATCAGCCAGCTTTCCGAAAGAGTGTCCTAATTCATGTACTACAATTTCATTGGAAGAAGCATTCAACGAAGCAAAGGCATAAGTACCTCC
The nucleotide sequence above comes from Chryseobacterium sp. 7. Encoded proteins:
- a CDS encoding M64 family metallopeptidase, with product MKKVLFSLLIGSSCFAQTFETVPLLQNGDNSKRVIIAILGDGFTAAQQTAFTTSAQNTVNYLFTKSPYTEYKNYFNAYAVKVISTESGVKHPGTATDVVEPVIPVSNPNNYLGSTFDIGVHRCLYSNTSNTVGQVLAANVPDYDITYVLGNSTEYGGCGGTYAFASLNASSNEIVVHELGHSFGKLADEYWFAGSLESPNKTQTSNPATIRWKNWVGLNGVGVYPHAESPTWFRPHQSCEMRYLNQQFCSVCTEAIIERIHSLVSPVDSYTPANNTTVDGTSSVTFTATEILPIPNTLVNTWTLNGTVLGSTGNSVTITPGQLNGGNNTLTLSVVDNNPLLKVDNHSTLHVTNVTWTLSKATLGTSEVKAEERRFSIYPNPTDGEFFIKVKQGFSKDAKVEVYDTSGKLIPSRFELNDSGIKVDIKNYPAGTYLINVKENKTLILSQKVIKE